Genomic segment of Mycolicibacterium psychrotolerans:
GCGCGCGCGACGTGTTCGCGCTGCTGTCACCGTTCCTGCTCGTGGTCGCGGTGATGTTCGTGCCGGCCCTCGACATGCTGCTCGCGATCATCCGCCGCACCCGCGCGGGGCTGAGCCCGTTCAGCCCGGACAAGATGCACCTGCACCACCGATTGCTCGAGATCGGGCACTCTCATCGCCGCGTCGTGCTGCTCATCTACCTGTGGGTCGGCATCGTGGCCCTCGGCGCCGCGAGCACCATCTTCTTCGATCCCCGGCACACCGGGGCGGTGATGGCAGGGGCGATCGTGATCGCCGTCGTGGTCACGCTGATTCCGTTGCGCAGACGTCGGGACGACCCTGTCGACGACGCGACGGACGAGGTGTACGACAAATAGTAGTAGGTCGCATTTTGTGGCTCTCACCATGTGTTAGGGTTTGGTGAGAACCCGAAATCAACCTCGCGGGTTGCCGGCCCCCGGGCCGTCGGTGTCAGCCTTTCGGACACCGCTCGGAACGGACAAACGACCGACAGATCGACCGACCACAGGAGCTGCCCCTTGGGTGATTCCCGCGCGCCCGTCGCCCTCCGATACGCTACGGACGCTCACAGGAATCATCGGGACCGGCTCCTTCGAACTCCATACGACGACCGCGGGATTGAGGTGAAGCAGTGACGACGCCAGCGCAGGACGCGCCGTTGGTGTTCCCGTCCGTGGCCTTCCGGCCGCTGCGCCTGCTTCTCATCTGCGCGGCCGTGTCGGGCCTGATCACGGTCGCCGCCGCACTCGTCGGATATCCGCTGTTCGGCCTGTTCTTCGCGATCGGCATGGCGCTCGGTCTCACCAATGCGCTGCTGGTCCGGCGGGCGGTGGATTCCATCACCGCCGGCGATCACCCGCTGAAGAAGAAGATGGCGCTCAACTCGGCCTCCCGGCTGCTGGCGATCACCGTCGTCGGCCTGACCATCGCGTTCGTATTCCGTCCGATGGGCCTCGGCGTGCTCTTCGGTCTGGCACTGTTCCAGGTGGTCCTCGTCCTCAGCACCTCTCTGCCGGTTCTCAAGAAGCTCCGCGCAGGTGACGGTGATCAGGTCGCGGGCCCCGCTCCCGACGCTTCGACATCCAACGACGGATAGCTCAAGGACTGATTCGTAGATGACTGAAAGTGTGCTCGCCCTCGAGGTTGGTCACCACATCGAACAGAAGTGGTTCGGCCTGACGGTCAACGTGGACACCGTCCTGTCCACCGCGATCGCCGGCGCCATCGTCATCGCCCTGGCGTTCTTCCTGCGCGCCAAGGTCACCTCCACCGGCGTGCCCGGCGGCGTCCAGCTGTTCTTCGAGGCGATCACCATCCAGATGCGCAACCAGGTGGAGAGCGCGATCGGCATGCGCATCGCACCGTTCGTGCTGCCGCTGGCGGTCTCGCTGTTCTGCTTCATCCTGTTCGCGAACTGGTTGTCGGTGCTTCCGGTGCAGTACACCGACTCCGAGGGCGTCACCACCGAGCTGATCAAGCCGCCCGCCTCGGACATCAACTTCGTGCTCGCGCTCGCACTGTTCGTGTTCATCTGTTACCACCTCGCCGGCATCTGGCGGCGCGGCGTCATCGGTCACCCCATCAAGGTCGCCAAGGGTCACGTCGCCTTCCTCGCGCCGATCAACATCGTCGAGGAGATCGCCAAGCCGATCTCGCTGTCGCTGCGACTCTTCGGCAACATCTTCGCCGGCGGCATCATGGTCGGATTGATCGCGCTATTCCCGGCGTGGATCCTGTGGCTGCCCAACGCGATCTGGAAGTCGTTCGACCTCTTCATCGGCCTGATCCAGGCCTTCATCTTCGCTCTGCTGACGATCCTGTACTTCGGGCAGTCGATGGAGCTCGACCACGACAGCGATCACGCCTCAGACCATGCGGAACAGGGCGCGGCCGACAAGCACTAGAACCAGCAGTATCCGTTAGACCCACACAGAACCTGGCGACAACCAACAGCCAGTTATCAAGGAGGATAAGGAATGGATCCCACTATCGCTGCAGGCGCGCTCATCGGCGGTGGTCTGATCATGGCCGGCGGCGCGATCGGCGCGGGTATCGGTGACGGTATCGCCGGTAACGCCCTGATCTCGGGCATTGCCCGGCAGCCGGAGGCCCAGGGTCGACTCTTCACTCCGTTCTTCATCACCGTCGGCCTGGTCGAGGCGGCCTACTTCATCAACCTCGCCTTCATGGCGCTGTTCGTCTTCGCCACCCCGGTCGGCTAATTCGTCGTCATGGGTGAACTGACCGTAACCGTCCTGGCGGCCGAAGAGGGT
This window contains:
- a CDS encoding ATP synthase subunit I — translated: MTTPAQDAPLVFPSVAFRPLRLLLICAAVSGLITVAAALVGYPLFGLFFAIGMALGLTNALLVRRAVDSITAGDHPLKKKMALNSASRLLAITVVGLTIAFVFRPMGLGVLFGLALFQVVLVLSTSLPVLKKLRAGDGDQVAGPAPDASTSNDG
- the atpB gene encoding F0F1 ATP synthase subunit A — its product is MTESVLALEVGHHIEQKWFGLTVNVDTVLSTAIAGAIVIALAFFLRAKVTSTGVPGGVQLFFEAITIQMRNQVESAIGMRIAPFVLPLAVSLFCFILFANWLSVLPVQYTDSEGVTTELIKPPASDINFVLALALFVFICYHLAGIWRRGVIGHPIKVAKGHVAFLAPINIVEEIAKPISLSLRLFGNIFAGGIMVGLIALFPAWILWLPNAIWKSFDLFIGLIQAFIFALLTILYFGQSMELDHDSDHASDHAEQGAADKH
- a CDS encoding F0F1 ATP synthase subunit C, encoding MDPTIAAGALIGGGLIMAGGAIGAGIGDGIAGNALISGIARQPEAQGRLFTPFFITVGLVEAAYFINLAFMALFVFATPVG